The genomic stretch GACTGGGTCTATACGAAACAGTTTCTTAATCCGGCAATACCTGAAGTTCAGGAATATATGCTCACCGTTATCAGGGAAATAGCAAATACTGGCGTCGACGAAATACAGCTGGATTACATCCGTTATTTTGCTGATTCGGAAAAAAATACAGGGGTCGAAGGAAAAACCAGGAATGATATCATCACCGGTTTCGTCAAAAGGGTTCATGACATAACATCATCAAAGGGGATCCTTCTTTCAATGGATATGTTCGGGATAGTAATATGGCAAAGGCCTATAGACGTAACGGTAGTGGGACAGGATGTAAAAATGCTTTCCCCGTATGTCGATATCATTTCTCCCATGCTTTACCCGTCGCATTTCGAAAAGGGGTTTTCCGGCATTAGCAATCCGGCCGACGAACCTTACATGTTTGTTTATGACGGCATCTCCATGATGAAAGAGCTCGTGGGTGATAGTGTAATAGTAAGGCCATGGCTTCAGGCCTTTCCAATGGGCATAACCAAAGGATTCGGCCCCTGGTACATGGAGTCTCAGATAAAGGCGACGCTTGATTCATGCGGAACGGGCTGGCTATTCTGGAGCCCTCAGAACAAATACACATACAGTTATGCCGCAATGGAAATCGTACAGAACAAGAAATATTCGACACCTGACTGTAAGGCTTTCATAGCCAGACTGAAGGAGAAAAAGGCAGCCCAGACCGCCGCAAAAGAGCAGGCAGTACAGGAAAAGAACGGTTCACAAAAAAAGAAGCCGAACAACGGGAAACCGGTTGCAGAGGCTGCCCCTTCAGCAAAAACCGCAGGCGGGATATAGCCGGTCTGGATGAATGTTATCATAAAAAAGAGAGTCTGCCCGGCTTAAAAACCGGACAGACTCGGCATATCTGATCAATAGCTTCTTTTGTTTTCTTTGCTACTGTTTAGGATAACCCACACCTTTCAGGGCTTCACCTATCTCGCCCAGAACCGCCGGGTCTTCAATTGTCGAAGGGACCTTATATTCCTTGCCGTCAGCAATCTTTCGCATTGTCCCGCGGAGAATCTTGCCGCTTCTGGTTTTTGGAAGCCTTGGAACGATCGCAATATCCTTGAGACATGCCAGAGCACCGATCTGATCCCTGACCATTTTTACAACCTCTTTCTGTATTTCCGCAGGATCTCTTTTAACGCCGGCCTTAAGTACCGCGAATCCGACAGGGACCTGCCCCTTGAGCTGGTCGTCAACACCTATGACAGCGCACTCCGCGACATCGGGGTGTTTGGCGACAACCTCTTCCATTCCGCCGGTTGAGAGCCTGTGTCCTGCAACGTTTATTATGTCGTCCACCCTGCCCATGATGTAGATGTAGCCGTCGGCATCCATGAAACCGCCGTCGCCGGTAGTATAATAGCCTTCGAAACTGCTCAGATATGAAGAGACAAACGCGTCATCCCTCTGCCACAATGTAGGCAGACAGCACGGCGGCAGCGGCAGCTTGACCGCAATCGTTCCTTCCGAACCGTTCGGAAGTTCGCCCCCGTTTTCATCAAGCACCTTGATATTGTATCCAGGCACAGGTTTTGTAGGCGATCCCGCCTTGATCGGCAGAAGTTCTATGCCTGCGCAGTTGGCGGCAATGGCCCAGCCCGTTTCGGTCTGCCACCAGTGGTCAACGACAGGGATATTAAGGAGATCGCTTGCCCAGTGGTATGTATCCGGGTCAAGCCTTTCCCCGGCAAGGAAGAGATACTTCAGGCATGATATGTCATATTTCTTAATGAACGAGCCGGTCGGGTCTTCCTTCTTGATCGCCCTGAACGCGGTAGGCGCAGTGAACAGCACCTTTACCTTGTGCTCGTTGATGACACGCCAGAAGGCCCCCGGGTCTGGAGTGCCGACCGGTTTTCCTTCATAGACTATCGTAGTCGCCCCATAGAGAAGTGGCGCATAGACGATGTATGAATGGCCGACAACCCAGCCTACATCGGATGCCGCCCAATAGACATCTCCGGGTTCTATTCCGTAAATATTTTTCATGGACCACATCATTGCAACCGCGTGTCCGCCGTTATCCCTGACTACGCCTTTCGGTATGCCGGTCGTGCCTGATGTATAAAGAATATAGAGAGGGTCTGTCGCCTTGATAGTAACGCACGCCGCCGGTTCGACACCTTCAATCGCATCTTTCCAGTCGACGTCCCTTCCGGCAATCAGTTCGGCCTTAACCTGTTCACGGTTAAATATTATGCATTTTTCCGGTTTGTGGCTGGAAAGCTCAATCGCCTTATCAAGAAGCGGTTTATAAGGAATTGCGCCTTTGGGTTCAATGCCGCAGGAAGCGCTTATCATTATCCTGGGTTTTGCGTCTTCAATCCTGACTGCCAGCTCGTTGGGCGCAAATCCGCCGAAAACGACCGAGTGTACCGCTCCGATTCTTGCGCAGGCAAGCATTGCAAAAAGTGTTTCCGGTATCATTGGCATATAGATGATAACGCGGTCGCCCCTTTCAACACCGAATTTTTTCAGCATGCCGGCCACAAGCGACACATGGTCAAGGAGTTCGCCGTATGTGATCTTCTTCACCGTCCCTGTCACAGGGCTGTCATAAATGATTGCTGTCTGGTCTTTCCTTCCGGCTTCTACATGCCTGTCTATTGCATTATAGCAGGTGTTCATCTCCGCGCCTTCAAACCACCTGTAAAAATTCGGCTTGGGCGACGAAACAACACTGTCCCATTTCTTAGTCCATGTGACCGCCTCGGCGGCCTCAGCCCAGAACCCGTCGGGATCGTTCATTGAACGGTTGTATGCCTCTTCGTATGAACTGTATTTCATCATCAATCCTCCTCAAAAAGAATTGTATGCTTATAAGGCAAAAGCGCCGGATTGTTCAATAGAGAAGTGAGAAGTAATAAGTTAGGAGTGAGGAGTGAGTTGAATATCTTTGTTCAGCCGTTACTCAGTTATTAATAATCCAATCAGTTCCAAGGGGTGGCTTATGAGGACCATTGAGCCCGCTTCCTCTATTTCCTTCCCTGGCCTGAAACCCCAGAGGACACCGACGGCTAACATGCCTGCAGCATTGGCGGTCTGCATGTCTACTGCGGAATCGCCTACAAAGGCTATCTTTTCAGGAGAGATGTGCCATCTCTGTGCAATTTCCAGGGCAACAGCGGGATCGGGTTTCTTTGGCCTGTCATTCCTTACGCCGCGCACTTCGGCGAATTCCCACTTTCCGAGCAGTTCATCCGTCATCTTTATCGTAAAATCCTCAGGTTTGTTCGAGAGTATCGCAAACGGAATATTCAATTTCGTAAGTTCATCAAGCATCTCAGGGATGCCGTCATAGGGTCTGCTCGAATCCTTGTAGTGCTCATTGTATATTTCGCGGAACCTGCCGACACACCTCATTACATCTTCAGAACTGCTCCCCGCCGGCATCGCCCGCCTGGCAAGCTCATCCACTCCATAACCCACGCTGAACCTCATATATTCGAAATCGCGTTCGGGCTGGCCTGTCATCTTAAGAGCCATATTCATGGAATCGGCAATATCCTTGAGCGTATCAAGGAGAGTGCCGTCCATGTCGAATATCACTGCTTCAATTTTTTGCATCATTGATGATCGGCCCGACGTTTGATCAGCTTTTGTTTCCTCTGTATTTGAGCAGGCCCTGCGCCATCTTCATGCAGCCTTCAATGCTGTGTGCTACGGGAATGTTATTCAGTTCAAAACCGTCAATCAGTATCCTGTATTTTTCCAGCCTCGGCACATAAGCGATTATCGGCTTGTTATAGCGCCTCTTGACCGTGCTGAGGAGTGCACCCAAATCCATGCTGAGCGCCGGCGCATAAGGAAGCAGAAGGGCTACCACGCAGTCTATATTATCCATGACCGACAGCGCCTTGGCCGCTTCCACAAAATCGCCGTCAACCGCGCTTCCTGTAAGGTCAACGGGATTGTGGCACGAGGCTATGTTCTTTATGCTCGGAGAAAGGACGGCTCTGACCGCATCCTGCTGGGAATCGTCAAGTGCCGGAATATCCAGTCCGTAACTGAGCGCCAGGTCAGTTGCAAGCGTCCCATGACCGCCGCTTATGGTGAGTATGCCGAGCCTGCCCTGAATGTGTTCCTGATAGCAGCTGAGGCACTGGCTGAAATAGACAAGGTCGAGCAGTCCGGCAGCTTCGACGATACCGTACTGGTTCATGATGGAAGAAAACACCTTGTAGTCGCCTGCGAGCGATGCGGTATGGCTTGTTATCGCCCTGCTGCCCTGTGGGGTCTTGCCTGATTTAAGCACCACAACCGGCTTGCCGCAGTTCTTTGCAGTCTCTATAAACTCATGGCCCTCCCCTTCGTTGAAACCTTCAATATAAAATGAGATGACCTTGGTCTTTTCATCAGATGCAAGATAGTTGATAAGATCCTTCTCCTTGATGACAGCCTTGTTTCCTATGCTTACGCATGTTGACATCCCCGCGCCTTCGGAGGTGAACCTTATCATCATGTCCAGCAGCATGCCGCCGCTCTGGCTCACCAGGGCGATATTGCCTTTCAGAGGTGTATTGATTCTTTCCTGAGGCTCAAAAAAGGTATCGACTTTTTCCGGCACATAGAGGCCTATGCAGTTGGGCCCGATAATGGGAAAGTCGGCTTCTCTGGCAATTGCGGTGATCCTATCCTGAAGGTCGTTTCTCCCGACTTCTGAAAAGCCGCCAGAGATTATGACGGCGCTTTTCACGCCAGCTTTTATGCACTCCTCGACGCTTGCCGGAACACGTTCGGCCTGAACCGCTATTACGGCCATGTCGATATCATCGGATATATCGGCAACCGAGGAATATGACTGCATGCCTTTCAGAATGCCCGCCTTGGGATTGACCGCATATACCTCGGCCGGATACCGGAAAAGATTTTTGTAATAGATTACATTTGCCGGATTCAAATCATTATGAAGCGATACGCCGATTACTGCAATTGTCCTGGGTTCGAACAGGGGTTTAAGATTCATATATTCCTCGTCAGATTCAATTATTTTATCTACTCAATCGGAATATGCTTCCAACCACTTGAGTAAAAAGACATATTAATCAGGACACAGGAGTCTGAATAAAATCTCTTTTAATCAAGTCACGGGTTAACGATTTTCACCTTTCTCCTGACTCCTGACTGTTGTTTCTCCTTGCTGTTATTCTTTCTTACCTTCCATCAACCTGATCTGCTCTTTGATTTCTTCATATCGCTTTTCAGTTATGGGGTAGAAATAAAGGACGAGAGCAGCCAGTATGAAAACAGCCGCTGGTATCGGCCCGAGAAGCATCCTAATGCCCAGTTCGGCGGAGGGCGTCTGCGGAAGAGCTTCCTTCACATAGCCCATGACCTGGAGTATCCATCCCATCGAAAGCGCCGCAAGGGCCTGCCCCAGTTTGAGCCCCCATGTCCATATGCCGAAGAAGGAACCTTCCCTGCGTTCGCCTGTGCGCATATAGTCATATTCAATAGCGTCCGCAACGATTGCATAGGGAAGCGCATAGGTAAACCCGAACCCCGTACCCATTACGCACATCATGATCAGGGTAAAGCTCACCGGCATCCTGTGCCCGAAGGTGAAAAGCACCATAAGCACTGCCGCAATGACTACGAATCCGGCTCCATACACGAGCTTTTTGCCGATTTTTTTGCTGGCCAGGACGCTGATCGGTATAAAGATAAACGCCGTGCCTATCAGTATAAGCATTGCAAGCGTGGTTTGCGCCTTGGGATCGATTACCTGCCTCGCCGCCAGTATATAATCGAAATAGTAGACCGCAACCCCGCTCACTATGGTTATAGCCACAATATGCAGGATATAGGTCGCCAGTATCAGCAGGTAAGGCCCGTTCTTGAAGACCTGTTTGTATGTTTCAAAGAATCCCATGGCCTTGGCAGGTTTGGTGCTCTCGGGCTCTTTGACGGTAAAAACAGTAATGAGGGCCGTTACAAGCATGATACCGCCGTAGATGATACCGAGAAGCACGAACCCGGTATTCTTGTCTTTCACAAGCCCCACTATGGGCCAGGCCGCACCCGCTCCGACAAGCGTGCCTATTGCTGCAAAACCGAATCGGTAGGCGTTGAGCGACGTCCTCTCATGATAGTCGTCTGTAAGCTCGGGGGACAGCGATGAATAAGGTATGTTGACAGTCGAGTATGCGGTGCAGAGCAGTACATATACAACGGTGGTAAATATGAACAGGGCGGTCTGGCTCATGCCCTGTTTGAAGAAAGATGGATTCGTAAACATGACAACCATCGCAATGAAGAGCGGAATAGCGCCAGCCAGCATATATGGCCTGCGCCTTCCCATGCGTGTTTTTGTCCTGTCCGAAAAATATCCGAGGATCGGGTCATAGAAGGCGTCCCATACCCTCCCTATGAAAAGTGCCGTGCCGGCAAGCCCTGCGGCAAGTCCCATTGTATCTGTGATGTAGTTTAAGAGAACAAATGCAGTGGCGGTAAAAAACAGGTTCCCTCCGAAATCGCATACACCGTATCCGGCTTTAACACCAACCGAGAGTTTCTTTCCTTCCATCAGGCACACTCCCTATAAGGATTTTCATAAACATACATGTTAAGCCCCCTTTATTCAAGCGCTCCGGTAGAGGCAAGTGCAACAAATCTGAGCGCTAATACGTGATGCCCTTATAGATAAGCCTGACATCCTTTTCCGGATCGTTAACAACTTTGGATTTCGTATTGAATATCATGGTGGCCCGCTGTCCGGCCTCATACTGAGGCCAGTTCTGCATGCCCGCATGGTTGGGATTGCCGGTGCGGGCAAATGCCACCCATGCGTCCATCATCGTATCGGAAAGGTCCATTGGGGGATCAGGGCCAACGATCTGCCGGCGTGTCGGCGAATCGAATGTCTTCAATACGAACGGCAGTTCGATTGCATGGCATGCTCCGAAATAGTCCTTTACCTGTGATTTCCAGTCAAAGCGGTACATCCAGACATCTGCATATTTCGACTGTGCTTCTGATGCCTGAATGTGCGGGATCCTGAACATCATGTCGGTTGCGGTTTCAAATGTGATGTCTCCCAGCTTTGCCTTCGGGAATTTCTTTTCATAAAAATCAAAGACCTCCTGCTCGCGTCCTTTGAGCCTCTTTCTGACCTCGGGTACTGAATTGAGAAGAGTCTTATAAGGGATAAACCTCAGCATTGAGGAATAGTTTATCCAATATCGGTATTCGTCCTGATTGGTGCCGTTAAGAAGCGATATGCCGGATGCCTGGCCGTCCTTTATCGCCTGCAACGGGTCCCTGGCAATAATGTTCCCGTCAATCACAGGGGCATAAAGAAGGTCTGATTCAAAACCTGCATCATCGATATGTTTTTCCAGGATTTCAACTATCTTTTCAATCTTTAATTTCCTAAGCCCCTCGATATCCTTAACCCCTGCAAGCTTCATAAATTTGGCTGTGGTGATCGAAGCCTTCTCGCGATCTCGGACAAGGTTGCATGCGCCGCTTTCGGCAATGGCTTTGGTGAACAGTCCTTTCGACTGCGGCAAACCCATAAGTATCATTACGAACGTGCTGCCTGCAGACTCGCCCATGATGGTAATATTGTCGGGATCGCCGCCGAATTTTGCAATGTTATTCTTGATCCATCTTAGTCCCATGAGCTGGTCTCTGATCCCGTTGTTGCCCGACCCGGCAAACTCTTTTCCGAAATCATCGAGATACAGAAAACCCAATGTACCTACCCGGTAGTTGATGCTCGCAAAAACGATATCACCCCGCTTTGATATATATGACCCGTTGTATAAAGGATCACCGGTGCCGCCCTCAACGAAGCCCCCGCCGTGTATATAGATTATGACCGGCCTTTTTTTATCATCCGCCTGAGGCGTCCAGATATTAAGGCTCAGGCAGTCTTCGTCCTGGTAAAGCAGAGATGCGGGTTCAAACTCGTCCTTGGTCTGCGGGCATGACGGGCCGAAATGGATTGCCGGCCTTACATTATCCCAGGATTCCACTTCCACCGGAGGCGCAAACCTCAGATCGCCCTTTGGAGGTTTGGCATAAGGGATTCCGAGAAACGCGCTTACCCCGTTCTCGATTTTGCAGCCTGCAATATCGCCGTTTGATGTATTTACGACCACAAGCTTCATCTGCCTTTCGGCCTGCGGATTAAAAGGGATCTGCTTGGTTGTACCGCATGACGAAAGAGTTAATATCATGATGATCAATGGGATGTTTATGAAAGTTCGCATAAAGAAACCTCCTTAAACAGACACGAGTATACGGCCGGTATAGCACAAAATAATGCAGGCCGCACGGACAAGAAAGCCCCATATACATTTTACACTGATTGCCATCAGCAGGTTGATATGCTATTTTTCCGGCCCATGAGTATATCAACCCTTATACTGGCTGCCGGCAAAGGCACCAGGATGAAATCGGAAAAATCAAAAGTCATGCATGAGATACTTGGCCATCCTCTTGTCTGGTACCCTGTGACGATAGGTCTCTCGATAGGCCCGGACATGATAGGCGTAATAGGCCATGGAAGGGAACAGGTCGGGCCTTATCTCTCATCGATGGGAATAAGAACCGCCGTACAGGACCCGCCGCTCGGCACCGGGCATGCAGTGCTTGTTGCGCGTGAGCTGCTTGTGCAACTTAATTGCGATGACATAATAATCATCCCCGGCGACATGCCTCTCATAAGGAAAGAATCGGTTGAAAGACTGATCGGTATCTATAAATCCTCCGGCGCCGAGATGGGAATACTCACGGCCAGACTGAATCAACCTTTCGGTTACGGCAGGATCATCCGCGACAGCTCCGGATACGTTACAGGAATAGTCGAGGAGATCGACGCCGACGATGCAACAAAGGCCATCGACGAGGTGAATACAAGCGTCTATATCGTGAACAGGAACTTCCTGATTGATTCTGTGGGCCGGATCAGAAACGACAATGCAAAGGGAGAGTATTATCTTACCGATATCGTGAAGATGGCAGCACGCGTAGTCGGCGCAGAGACGATGGATGCGGATGAGGCCAACGGCATAAACTCGAGAGACCAGCTTGCCTATGCCGGAAGCGTCATGCAGGAAAGGATAAACCTCGGACACATGAAAGAGGGCGTCTCGATAGTGGCCCCGGAAAGCACATGGATAAGCCCGGAATCAGTTATAGGCCGTGATGTCGAGATCTGGCCCAATGTCCACATAATGGGGAAAAGCGTTATCGGAGACAACACCGTCATCATGCCCGGTGCATGGGTAAAGGATTCGAATCTCGGGGCCGGGTGCAGAATAGGCAACTGTGCACATATTGAAGGGGCGGCGATCCCCGGGGGAAGCGTTATAGAACCTTTCAGGAGGTTATAGCCATGGTCAGGAAGATATTAATAGTCATTGTCATTTTTCTGGCACTTGCTTTCGGCGTTTACAAGTACGGCTACTACAGGGCGCAGGCATTACCTGAAAACAATCCCAGGGAATTCGTAAAGAACGGGGGAAAGCACCAGGGGCAGAAGGTTCTGGTATGCATAGGCGACAGCATAACGCATGGAAGAGTAAGTTATGACTATGTCAAACTTATAAGGGACAATCTGGCCCCGAAAGGCATAGAGGTAGTAAATGCGGGCATCAACAGCGAGACGGCATGGAACGTGCTGAACCGGATTAACGACATAATCGCCTGCAACCCGGACTACATCACGATCCTGATCGGGACAAACGACGCGAACGGTGCATTCAGCCCTGTTGTCGCTGAAAAACAGGCCAAGGAAGTAGGCCTTCCGCAGGCGCCTGACGAAGCCTGGTTCAGGGAGAATCTGACAAAACTCTGCGAAATATTGAAATCGCAGACAAAGGCAAGGATAGCACTCCTCTCAATACCGCCAATAGGAGAGGAGCCGGAGCATCCCGCATTCAAACAGGCTCAGAAGTTCAGCGCCATTATCAGAGATGTGGCTCAGAAAGAGGGTGTGACATATATACCTCTCAATGAAAAACTCACTGATATGCTTATCGCAAGCGGCCGCAGGCCAAGGTTCTCATATTCCCCGGATGACTTCTTGATGTACAGCGCCATCGCCAGGCATATTCTGCTGGGACAGGACTTTGATAAAATCTCTGAAATCAATGGCCAGTATCTGCTCACCGATCACCTGCACCTCAACGGCAGGGCGGCAGGTATAACGGCCGGATTAATAGAGAACTTTGTTCTTGGTTGAATGCTGACAACGGGAATATTATCGATTGATCAGACCGGTTATGGCATTGATGAGATAACAAGCAGAAATCTGTTTCCGAAATCAACTGCGGCTTCAATCTTCAAGGATAAGCCAGTATCCTTTGCTGCATAGGTCAGTTCCTGGGGAATGGTGTCTTTATTAGAGGAATAAGTCAGAATAACCGCTTTATCATTATTTTTCCCGAGAAGACTGACCACATCATAAGGTGAAACAACCTCCCTTACCTCTCCTTTCCCATAGAAACCCGCATACCCTCTCAGTCCGTCATTAGGAATATAAAGCAGCATTTCACGGTTTCCTGTAATGCTTAACATTTCATCCATCTGTCTGCTTATGCTTTTATCTTCGACCTCGGCTTCTGCAACCGGACCGGTAAACCACAGACACCAGGCAAGCGAGCAGAGGACTACAAAAAAAGTCCCGGTCCAGCGAAGGCTGTGCTTCCTAATCGAAACGGCTCCGGCGCAGAATGCGCTTATAGTGATCAGGATCGAAACCGAAACAACGATAAGATTTCCTTTCCATATAGCTGTCA from Desulfomonilia bacterium encodes the following:
- a CDS encoding putative glycoside hydrolase; the protein is MKISPLKCLLAIGLVLVITEPLYPAKNDQPASAAVVPQAQQSLHQQPAFSPQPGTYLYTIQNGETLSKIASMFMPYTSAYTKKELMNTIKTLNGITGALSPGQTIKIPIAWSQPLKPRTVPKPKTFVAKGIYINTSNAGTRFILDSAEKLKQCGGNTIVFDAKDDLGAITFRSDIPKKYCPKENYTPNIEDLPKMIELLHRMDMHVIARVVVFRDTIMARTRPDWVYTKQFLNPAIPEVQEYMLTVIREIANTGVDEIQLDYIRYFADSEKNTGVEGKTRNDIITGFVKRVHDITSSKGILLSMDMFGIVIWQRPIDVTVVGQDVKMLSPYVDIISPMLYPSHFEKGFSGISNPADEPYMFVYDGISMMKELVGDSVIVRPWLQAFPMGITKGFGPWYMESQIKATLDSCGTGWLFWSPQNKYTYSYAAMEIVQNKKYSTPDCKAFIARLKEKKAAQTAAKEQAVQEKNGSQKKKPNNGKPVAEAAPSAKTAGGI
- a CDS encoding propionyl-CoA synthetase — translated: MKYSSYEEAYNRSMNDPDGFWAEAAEAVTWTKKWDSVVSSPKPNFYRWFEGAEMNTCYNAIDRHVEAGRKDQTAIIYDSPVTGTVKKITYGELLDHVSLVAGMLKKFGVERGDRVIIYMPMIPETLFAMLACARIGAVHSVVFGGFAPNELAVRIEDAKPRIMISASCGIEPKGAIPYKPLLDKAIELSSHKPEKCIIFNREQVKAELIAGRDVDWKDAIEGVEPAACVTIKATDPLYILYTSGTTGIPKGVVRDNGGHAVAMMWSMKNIYGIEPGDVYWAASDVGWVVGHSYIVYAPLLYGATTIVYEGKPVGTPDPGAFWRVINEHKVKVLFTAPTAFRAIKKEDPTGSFIKKYDISCLKYLFLAGERLDPDTYHWASDLLNIPVVDHWWQTETGWAIAANCAGIELLPIKAGSPTKPVPGYNIKVLDENGGELPNGSEGTIAVKLPLPPCCLPTLWQRDDAFVSSYLSSFEGYYTTGDGGFMDADGYIYIMGRVDDIINVAGHRLSTGGMEEVVAKHPDVAECAVIGVDDQLKGQVPVGFAVLKAGVKRDPAEIQKEVVKMVRDQIGALACLKDIAIVPRLPKTRSGKILRGTMRKIADGKEYKVPSTIEDPAVLGEIGEALKGVGYPKQ
- a CDS encoding HAD family hydrolase, producing MMQKIEAVIFDMDGTLLDTLKDIADSMNMALKMTGQPERDFEYMRFSVGYGVDELARRAMPAGSSSEDVMRCVGRFREIYNEHYKDSSRPYDGIPEMLDELTKLNIPFAILSNKPEDFTIKMTDELLGKWEFAEVRGVRNDRPKKPDPAVALEIAQRWHISPEKIAFVGDSAVDMQTANAAGMLAVGVLWGFRPGKEIEEAGSMVLISHPLELIGLLITE
- a CDS encoding CoA-binding protein, which gives rise to MNLKPLFEPRTIAVIGVSLHNDLNPANVIYYKNLFRYPAEVYAVNPKAGILKGMQSYSSVADISDDIDMAVIAVQAERVPASVEECIKAGVKSAVIISGGFSEVGRNDLQDRITAIAREADFPIIGPNCIGLYVPEKVDTFFEPQERINTPLKGNIALVSQSGGMLLDMMIRFTSEGAGMSTCVSIGNKAVIKEKDLINYLASDEKTKVISFYIEGFNEGEGHEFIETAKNCGKPVVVLKSGKTPQGSRAITSHTASLAGDYKVFSSIMNQYGIVEAAGLLDLVYFSQCLSCYQEHIQGRLGILTISGGHGTLATDLALSYGLDIPALDDSQQDAVRAVLSPSIKNIASCHNPVDLTGSAVDGDFVEAAKALSVMDNIDCVVALLLPYAPALSMDLGALLSTVKRRYNKPIIAYVPRLEKYRILIDGFELNNIPVAHSIEGCMKMAQGLLKYRGNKS
- a CDS encoding MFS transporter, translating into MEGKKLSVGVKAGYGVCDFGGNLFFTATAFVLLNYITDTMGLAAGLAGTALFIGRVWDAFYDPILGYFSDRTKTRMGRRRPYMLAGAIPLFIAMVVMFTNPSFFKQGMSQTALFIFTTVVYVLLCTAYSTVNIPYSSLSPELTDDYHERTSLNAYRFGFAAIGTLVGAGAAWPIVGLVKDKNTGFVLLGIIYGGIMLVTALITVFTVKEPESTKPAKAMGFFETYKQVFKNGPYLLILATYILHIVAITIVSGVAVYYFDYILAARQVIDPKAQTTLAMLILIGTAFIFIPISVLASKKIGKKLVYGAGFVVIAAVLMVLFTFGHRMPVSFTLIMMCVMGTGFGFTYALPYAIVADAIEYDYMRTGERREGSFFGIWTWGLKLGQALAALSMGWILQVMGYVKEALPQTPSAELGIRMLLGPIPAAVFILAALVLYFYPITEKRYEEIKEQIRLMEGKKE
- a CDS encoding carboxylesterase/lipase family protein; protein product: MRTFINIPLIIMILTLSSCGTTKQIPFNPQAERQMKLVVVNTSNGDIAGCKIENGVSAFLGIPYAKPPKGDLRFAPPVEVESWDNVRPAIHFGPSCPQTKDEFEPASLLYQDEDCLSLNIWTPQADDKKRPVIIYIHGGGFVEGGTGDPLYNGSYISKRGDIVFASINYRVGTLGFLYLDDFGKEFAGSGNNGIRDQLMGLRWIKNNIAKFGGDPDNITIMGESAGSTFVMILMGLPQSKGLFTKAIAESGACNLVRDREKASITTAKFMKLAGVKDIEGLRKLKIEKIVEILEKHIDDAGFESDLLYAPVIDGNIIARDPLQAIKDGQASGISLLNGTNQDEYRYWINYSSMLRFIPYKTLLNSVPEVRKRLKGREQEVFDFYEKKFPKAKLGDITFETATDMMFRIPHIQASEAQSKYADVWMYRFDWKSQVKDYFGACHAIELPFVLKTFDSPTRRQIVGPDPPMDLSDTMMDAWVAFARTGNPNHAGMQNWPQYEAGQRATMIFNTKSKVVNDPEKDVRLIYKGITY
- a CDS encoding NTP transferase domain-containing protein, producing the protein MLFFRPMSISTLILAAGKGTRMKSEKSKVMHEILGHPLVWYPVTIGLSIGPDMIGVIGHGREQVGPYLSSMGIRTAVQDPPLGTGHAVLVARELLVQLNCDDIIIIPGDMPLIRKESVERLIGIYKSSGAEMGILTARLNQPFGYGRIIRDSSGYVTGIVEEIDADDATKAIDEVNTSVYIVNRNFLIDSVGRIRNDNAKGEYYLTDIVKMAARVVGAETMDADEANGINSRDQLAYAGSVMQERINLGHMKEGVSIVAPESTWISPESVIGRDVEIWPNVHIMGKSVIGDNTVIMPGAWVKDSNLGAGCRIGNCAHIEGAAIPGGSVIEPFRRL
- a CDS encoding GDSL-type esterase/lipase family protein encodes the protein MVRKILIVIVIFLALAFGVYKYGYYRAQALPENNPREFVKNGGKHQGQKVLVCIGDSITHGRVSYDYVKLIRDNLAPKGIEVVNAGINSETAWNVLNRINDIIACNPDYITILIGTNDANGAFSPVVAEKQAKEVGLPQAPDEAWFRENLTKLCEILKSQTKARIALLSIPPIGEEPEHPAFKQAQKFSAIIRDVAQKEGVTYIPLNEKLTDMLIASGRRPRFSYSPDDFLMYSAIARHILLGQDFDKISEINGQYLLTDHLHLNGRAAGITAGLIENFVLG